The genome window TGCACTTAATTTTAGCAACGCAGCGCCCATCTGCTGATGTTATTACCGGTTTGATCAAGGCTAATATTCCAACTCGTATGGCACTTCGGGTGCAATCGCGGATGGAATCTCGCATTATTCTCGATCAACAAGGGGCTGAGCAATTACTGGGGATGGGTGATATGTTTTATTTGCCCCCGGGGGAAGCGGTGGCAATCCGGGTGCATGGTGCTTTTGTTAATGATGATGAAGTACATGCGGTAGTAAATGATTGGAAATCACGCGGTGAACCGGCTTATGTTGAGGATATCTTAACAGGTGACACTGAGCAGGAGATCTTATTACCGAGTGAGCTGGCTGAAGGGGCAGAGAGTGAGTTAGACGCTTTATATGATGAAGCCTTGGCTTTTGTCACTGAAACACGCCGGGTATCTATTTCCAGCGTGCAGCGTAAATTTAGGATCGGTTATAATCGCGCGGCTCGTATTGTTGAAGATATGGAGTCACAAGGGGTCGTAAGTACCCCAGGCCATAATGGCGCTCGCGAAGTATTGGCACCACCGCCAATTAAGGATTAATCATGCGTTTTCAATTAATAACTAGTGTAGCGCTAGTGAGTATCAGTTTATTGAGTATTTCGGCTTGTGCTGAGCAACTTAAGCCAGTAACGCCAATAAAAACCCTAGCGAGCGAGCGTGCAATTGACATTGATAGTGCTCAAGCAGCGTTAATGCAAAGGTTGGCACAGACGTCATTTTTTTCAGCTAATTTTAGTCAGCAAGTTTTTGATGAACAGCATAATGAATTGCAGCAAAGTCAAGGCAAACTTGTGGTGAAAAAGCCAACCATGGTTTACTGGCAAACCACACAGCCTGATGCGTCTTTGATTGTCTCTGATGGTGATGATTTGTGGTTTTATGATCCATTTATTGAACAAGCGACAGTTTATACGGTCGACGCCTCCATTGCTAATACGCCAATTTTATTATTAACCTCAACCGATGAAAAGTTGTGGCAGCAATATCAAATTAGCCAAAAAAATAGCGATAGCTATGAGATTAACAGTAAAGATGTTAATAGCAGGGTATCTAAATTAACGCTGGAGTTTGTTAAAGATTCTGCTCAGTTAGCACGCTTTATTATCTTAGATTCTACCGGTCAAACTAGCGTGGTGACGCTAAGCCAGGTTGACGATAGCTCTGTGATTGATGACAAGATGTTTGACTTTACTTTGCCTCAGGGTACTTATTTAGATGACCAGCGCTAACCAGGAATTAGCTTTATCCTTTGGTGAAAATCAGGCATTTTTACCTTTGGCAGCGTTATTAAGACCAAAAACACTTGAGCACTATGTTGGTCAGCAGCATATTCTGGCGAAAGGTATGCCATTGCGTAAAGCGATTGAACAAGGTAAGTGCCATTCTGTGGTATTTTGGGGACCGCCAGGAACTGGCAAAACTACCTTAGCAGAAATGATCGCTAACCATGCAAATGCCGAGATAGAAAGGGTATCTGCTGTTACCTCTGGTATAAAAGAGATAAGGCAGGCGATTGCAAACGCCAAAGAACGAGCAATACATCAACAGCGACGAACAGTGTTGTTTGTCGATGAAGTCCATCGCTTTAATAAAAGCCAGCAGGATGCATTTTTACCTCATATTGAAGACGGCACCATTATATTTATTGGCGCGACTACGGAAAATCCAGCATTTGAATTGAATCAAGCGATATTATCGCGTGCCCGGGTCTACACCTTAAAAAAGCTCCAGCCTGCTGAGCTTGATACTGTACTTACCAATGCGCTGCAATTTTTAGCGCAAGAAAAGCAACAGCAGGTAAGCTTTGCTGATCATGCACAACAAGCATTAATTACACTGGCAGATGGCGATGCCAGACGGTTATTAAATTTATTGGAAAACTGTTTAGATTTGGTTGAGCAACACCAAGGTCAAGCAATCATCAGCTCTGAGCAGATTAAACAAGTCGCCGGAGATAAAATTGCCTTATATGATAAAGACGGTGATGCGTTTTATGATTTAATCAGCGCGTTTCATAAATCAGTACGCGGCTCAGACCCTGATGCAGCACTATATTGGTATGCGCGAATTCTTACTGCGGGTGGTGATGCACTTTATGTTGCCAGACGATTATTGGCAATTGCCAGTGAAGATATCGGCAATGCAGATCCAAGGGCGATGCAGTTAGCAGTGAATGCCTGGGACACCTTTCATCGTGTCGGTCCAAGTGAAGGAGAGCGTGCGATTGCACAGGCTGCAGTTTATATGGCGTTAGCTCCTAAAAGTAATGCAGTATATCAGGCGTTTAATCAGGCACTGCAACTTGCCAAGGCCACTTCAGATCTCGATGTGCCGCTACATTTAAAAAATGCCACTAGTCATCTGACCAAAGAGTTGGGTCATGGCACGGAATATAGGTATGCCCACAATGAAGCGAATGCCTTTGCTGCCGGAGAAAATTACTTTCCTCAGGCGATAGCACAAACGCAGTTTTACCAGCCAACTGAGCGTGGTCTGGAAAAACAACTAAAAGAAAAGCAGGCGTTTTTAAATCAATTGAACCAACAGGCCAGCAACAAACGTTATGACTAGTACCATCAGTAATTTTGCCCTTTATGCGTTTGTTGCCCTTGGTGGTGCCTGTGGCGCAAGTTTGCGCTTCTACATTTCGCAACTAATTTTAAATTCTCTCGGAAAAGGTTTCCCTTTTGCGACATTGGCGGTTAATATTTCCGGCTCATTGATCATGGGAACACTATACGGATTAATTGAACAGGGTGTGTTAGAGGTTAGTGTCTATCGTACCTTGATCGGAATAGGTTTTTTAGGAGCATTTACCACCTTTTCAACCTTTTCACTTGATACCTTGTTATTGTTACAACAAGGTGATGTCATTAAAGCCATATTAAATGTTTTACTAAACGTTAGCTTATGTATATTTGCAGCGGGAGTAGGCGTTTATCTGGTAACATTTTTGAGTAAGTAATTTAATTTTAATAAGTAACATTGACTATTAGACGTGATATAAAATGCTAGATCCAAAACTATTTAGAACTGATATTGAAGCAACAGCGGCACAATTGGCAAAAAGAGGCTTTTCCTTAAATACAGCCGAATTAGTCCAGCTTGAAGAGCAACGAAAAGCTATTCAGGTAAAAACGCAAGAATTACAAAGCCAGCGTAATACCCGTTCCAAATCAATTGGACAAGCAAAAGCTCGTGGTGAAGATATTCAACCGTTATTGGCTGAGGTGAGTCAGTTAGGTGATGAGTTAGAAGCTGCTAAAGAAGAACAAACCCAGGTGCTGGCTAAAATCGATGCGATAGTATCTGCGGTACCTAACTTAGTCGATGAATCTGTGCCAAGCGGTGATAGCGAAGACGATAACGTTGAAATCAAACGTTGGGGAACACCAAAATCTTTTGACTTTGACGTTAAAGACCATGTCGATCTAGCCACAGCGTTAGATAAAGGCTTAGACTTTGAAAGTGGTGCGAAATTAGCGGGTACTCGATTTGCAGTGATGCGTGGCAATATTGCTAAATTGCACCGTGCATTAGCGCAGTTTATGTTAGACGTGCATAGCGAAGAACATGGCTATCAGGAAATGTACGTGCCGTATTTAGTTAATCATGATTCCTTATATGGTACTGGTCAGTTGCCTAAATTTGGTGAAGATCTGTTTCACACCGATTTAGCCAACCGTCAATTTTCACTTATTCCGACAGCCGAGGTGCCATTAACCAATTTGGTACGTGATGAAATTGTTGATGAGGCAGAATTGCCGATCAAGATGTGTGCACATACACCGTGTTTTCGTAGCGAAGCGGGGTCATCAGGTCGCGATATCCGTGGTTTAATTCGTCAACACCAATTTGATAAAGTGGAAATGGTGCAGTTAGTTAAACCAGAGCAATCTTTTGCCGCGTTAGACGAGTTAACCGGACACGCAGAGAAGATCCTTGAAAAACTGGAACTGCCGTATCGTACTGTGGTGTTATGTACCGGTGATATCGGTTTTAGTGCAACTAAAACCTTTGATATCGAAGTATGGTTGCCTGCTCAAAATACCTATCGAGAAATTTCTTCTTGTTCAAATATGGGAGATTTTCAGGCACGTCGCATGCAGGCACGTTTTCGTAATAGTGAAACCAATAAACCTGAGTTAATGCATACCTTAAATGGGTCTGGTTTAGCGGTAGGACGTACCTTAGTTGCCGTGCTGGAAAATTATCAGCAGGCAGACGGTAGTATTGATATTCCTAAGGTACTGCAACCTTATATGAAAGGGTTAACCAATATTAGTTAGTTGATATCAGTAATGAATTTCGATTACTTTATTATTTAGCAAAATCCGGCAATTAGCCGGATTTTTATTTTTAAGCTAGCGCGAATATAAACAGCCAATTTAAGGTCTAGTTAGTCACACTGATAATTTTATTGTAAGAGTTTCATTTTGATCCGCAGTTTAACCATCCAGGTACTCGTTTTTCTGGCTATTTACCAACTGCTTAGTTGGTTTAAAGCATCAGATATGCTGGCAACCAATAGCGATATGAATGGCTATGATTTTACATTAACCACCACCACAGGTGAAAGTGCATCGTTAACGGCCAAGCGTAAAACCATCGTCTATTTTTTTGCTCCCTGGTGTTCGGTATGCCATGCCAGTATTGAAAATTTACAAGCAATTTATCAAAAAAATGGCGAAATAGACGTGATTGCAATTGGACTGGATTATTTAAACACTGAAGAAATTGACGATTTTGTCGCAAGCCATCAATTAACATTTCCCGTGGCTTATGGCTCCGAAGCGGTTAAAAAAGCGTATAAAGTTTACGGATATCCAAGTTATTATATTCTTGATCAAAATAATGTCATTACCGCGAAGTCAATAGGTTATTCCAGTGAAATAGGCTTATATTTAAATAGTTTGTAATTCAAGTAATTATTATAACAGTGAATAACTTCTGATCTGCCAGCTGATTGTGTACACTATGACTTTCTAAAATCTCAGGTAGACTATTCACATGCACATTTCTTCACAATTTGATAGCGGCAATATTAAGGTTATCAGCGCAGACGATGCCAGTAATATTAGATTAGCGATAAACAAAGATCATCAATCGGATTTTTATCAATGGTTTCATTTTAAACTTCATAACAATCAACGCTGTGAGCATGTCTTAACCATAGAAAATGCTGGTCAGTCAGCCTATGTCGAAGGTTGGCATGATTATCAAGCGGTCGCTTCTTATGATAGAGAACATTGGTTTCGCGTACCGACCGAGTTTGATGGTCAAAATCTCACTATTCGTTTTGCCCCGGAATACGACGCTGTTTATTTTGCTTATTTTGCCCCTTATAGCTATGAGCGCCACCAAGATTTAATTCATAACGCCCAGTTAGATATTGACTGTCAATTACAAATATTGGGACAAACATTAGATGGTCGGGATATTTCGCTGTTAAAGGTTGGTGAAGAAGGCGCTGATAAAAAAGTGATCTGGTTAACCGCTCGCCAACATCCAGGTGAAACCATGGCAGAATGGTTTATGGAAGGTTTTATTGACCGCTTGTTAGATGAAGATGATGGTGCTGCTCGTGCTTTACTTAACAAAGCGGTATTTTATCTGGTACCTAATATGAACCCGGATGGTTCTGTAAGGGGGCATTTAAGAACCAATGCTGCAGGCGTTAATTTAAACCGTGAATGGGCAGATCCTAGCATGGAAAATAGTCCGGAAGTCTACTTGGTTAGAGAAAAAATGCTGGCTACCGGTGTTGATATGCACTTAGATATTCATGGTGATGAAGCATTGCCGGTTAATTTTGTCGCCGGTTGTGAGGGAATTCCGTCTTACGATCAGCGCCATAGAAGCTTAGAAGATAACTTTAAAGCGATATTGTTGGCGATTACGCCAGAATTTCAGGATGTAAAAGGGTACGAAAAAGATCAACCAGGACAAGCGAATCTGACGTTAGCGTCTAACTGGGTTGGTGAACAATTTAAATGTTTGGCTTACACAGTAGAAATGCCATTTAAAGATAATGAATTATTACCTGATCATAGTGTAGGTTGGTCAGATAACCGTAGTAGTTTATTTGGTCGAGATATGTTGACTGCCATTTATCGCATTGTAGATGACTTACGTTAATCTTTTGTTAAAATCAGCGTTCAATATATAACAATAATAAATAATTATAATATTTTCAGGAGTTAATAGTGCAAGAATTAGTCAATACTCTTAATGGCTACATTTGGAGTTCGTACCTTATTTATCTATGTTTAGGTGCCGGCATCTTTTTTTCAATTATCACTCGTTTTGCTCAAGTACGCCATTTTAGAGAAATGTGGCGCTTGTTAATGTCGGGAAAAAGCTCAGAGCATGGAATTTCTTCATTTCAGGCGCTTGCGGTTTCTCTGTCTGGACGTGTAGGTACAGGTAATATTGCTGGTGTTGCTGCTGCTATCGGTTTTGGTGGTCCTGGTGCTGTTTTTTGGATGTGGATTGTTGCGTTTTTAGGTGCAGCGACTGCGTATATCGAATCAACTAATGCCCAAATATATAAAGAAGAGGAAGATGGCATTTATCGTGGTGGTCCAGCGTATTATATTGAAAAAGCGATGGGACAAAAGTGGTATGCTTGGATTTTTGCGCTGGCAACGATACTTGCTTGCGGTTTGTTACTTCCTGTTGTGCAATCAAACGGCATTGGTGACTCGTTAGTTAATGTATTTGGTCAAGGTGGTACGGTTAGCTCATTTATGGGTGAACTACCGTTAACAAAAGTGTATGCCGCTGTATTTATTGTACTTATCCTCGGTTTTATCATTTTTGGCGGTGTTAAACGTATAGCGAACTTTACTCAGGTTGTCGTACCATTTATGGCATTAGCCTACATTATTATTGCTTGCGCAATTATCGCGTTAAATATCGATATGCTACCGGGTATATTTACTTCGATTATAACTGATGCTTTCACGCCGATGGCTGGTTTTGGTGCAGCAATTGGTTGGGGTGTTAAACGTGGTGTGTATTCGAATGAAGCAGGTCAAGGTACAGGTCCACATGCGGCAGCAGCGGCGGAAGTAGAACACCCAGCGCAGCAAGGTTTAGTACAAGCGTTTTCTGTCTATATCGATACCTTATTTGTTTGTTCTGCGACAGCATTTATGATTTTGATCACTCAATCGTATAATGTGATCCCTGAAGGTAGCTCGGCAATAGTATTAAACGTCGCGCAGGATACAGTGATCAACGGCCCAGCATTTACGCAAATTGCTGTTGATAGCGTTTTACAGGGCTTTGGCAAACCGTTTATCGCGTTAGCATTATTCTTCTTTGCATTTACCACAGTACTGGCGTATTACTTTATCGCGGAGAACAATATTTCTTATATTAATCGTACCTTAAAAATGCCGGCGCTTAAGTTCTTATTAAAGCTGTTATTAATGGGGGCGGTATTCTACGGTACTGTAGCTCAACCAAGCGCGGCTTGGGGGATGGGGGATGTTGGTGTTGGATTAATGGCCTGGTTAAATATTATTGGTATCTTGATCATTTTCTTTATGGCCAAGCCAGCAATAAAAGCGCTAAAAGACTATGAACGCCAGCAAAAAGAACAGGTTGACGTTTATACTTTTGACCCGAAAAAGCTAGGTATTAAAAATGCAGATTTTTGGGAAAATAAATTTAATCAAAAATAATTAAAAAAATGCGAATTAAATAGTATAAAACGCCCATTAGGGCGTTTTTTTTTGTAGAATATCGGCAATTAACATTTGGAGTTGTATATGGCTGTTATTAATTGCCCTAATTGTCGTAAGAAAATTTCTGATAAGGCAAAGTCTTGTTCCCATTGTCATATTGATTTAGAGAATCTAGATGAAGAGAAGCTTGCTAATCTCAAACAAATACAAAAGATCAATAAATCGCAACAGATCATGACGGTATCTTTTGTTGCCATGTTATTATTTTGTGGCGGCTTCTTATTTTACTATTGGCAGAATGTTCAACCAGGCACCTGGCAATATTACTTTTCTGCGGGCAGTACTGTTGCTGGTTTTGTCTTATATATCATCACCCGAATACAACTCATTTTATTAAAGAAAAGTAATAAATAATATGGATGTCCTAGCAATAGTCGACACTATGTCGCAAGAAATGTACCTCAGATTAAAGCATGCTGCAGAAACCGGTAAGTGGCCGGAAGGTGTCCCGGTTGAACAAGCGCAACGTGATTCAGCGCTTCAATTGATTATGGCCTATCAGGCGAGACACTTAGACTCTGACGAAATGCTGACCATTGGCGCCGATGGTGAAATTGTCAATAAAACGAAACGAGAATTAAAAGATCAGTTCTCCGGTAAGCATAAAGACACTGAAGTAACTAAGTGTAATAAGAACAATATAGCCAGGTTTACAGATTTATGATTTTTTCTAAGTTTTTTAAAAGCGCTTGGCAAAGTAAAGATGTCAATGTCAGAATCGCCGCAGTTAATGATGAGCTGGACAGTAGCAATAGTGAAGAGCATCAAATACTGATCACACTATTAGAAAACGATAGTAGCGAATTGGTTCGCCGCGCAGTGCTGTTGAAGTTGAATAGTTTTTCTTTGTGGCTACAGGCAAGTAGAGAAAATTCTAATAAAAAAGTGCGGGAATATGCGCAGCAGCAAGTTGAAGCCATTGTACTAGATCAGCATCAAGTTAAGTTATCGCTGGAAGAAAAATACCAGTTTTTAGCTGAAGCCCCTAAAAGCGCGTTACTTGATGCCTGGCTTAATACGGAAAGTAATATTCAATTAGCGCTGAAAATATTTGAGAAAATAGCTAAACCTCAATTATTGATATCGGTTTTTGCGCACCGGCAGCAGTTGGAGTTTCAGCTTGCTTTACTTGAACAGGTAGAGAATAAAGAACTGTTAGAAAAGTTGAGTAAAAAAGCAAATCTGCCAGAAGTTAAAAAGACTATTACAGATAAAATAGCACTGATAACCGAGCAAGAGCAAAAGCCCGCTAAAATCACTAAAAAAGCGCAGTTAGCATTGGCAAAACTGCTGGCATTAAAAGATGTTAGTCAATACAGTGAAGTTATCGATAGAAAAGAGAACATCATTAATGAATGGCAATTGCTTGCCAATGAATTTGATTGCTTAGAACAGCCACAACAACAAGATTTTCACGACAAGTATCATGACATTAATCAGCAATTAGATAAAATATTTGCGCATAAGGTAGAAGCATTTGAGCAACAAAAAATTGCTCAGCAATTAGAGCAACAACGCGCTGAGCAGGGCGTTGCTATTGAAGATAAGTTAGCTGCCTGTGAACAAACCTTAAGTAACTCTATTTTTTCCGATAATGCCATTAATGAAACGGCTTTTAATAGTGATATCAATGCATTAGTTCAGCAAATTGAAACTTCAGTATTAAGTGAGCAGCAAAAAGCAGATTATCAAGCTAAGTGTCAGCAGTTACAGCGCAGAGTAGAAAAGTTACCGGAAATTGCAGAGTCAGTTACTGAAGCAACGCATTTGATCTCTAAAATATCGCAGTTAGCCCTGCCAAAAGAACTATCCCAACTTAATGAAAAAGAAACTCAGTATTTGCAATGGCTAGATAATTTCGATCAGATCAAAAGAAAAGCAGATGGCACGTTACCTGAGTCGATTATCAATGCCTATCAAGAAATCGTCACCCAATGGCAACAAGCATTAAAGCCTTTACATCAAGCACAGAAGAAGCATTTTATTCAGGCACAGAAAAAATTAGCTGATGTTAAGCGTTTAGTTAATAGTGGTAAGTTTAATGCAGCGTTTGGTGTCTTTAAAAAAGCCGAAACGTTTTATCTAGCACTGAATGATAAGCAACAAGCCCGATTAGCAAGAGATTATCAGTTTGCTCAGGATAAAATTAATGAGCTAAGTGACTGGGAACACTATATTGCGACACCGCGTAAACAAGAATTGTTAGAGCAAATTAAACAATTAGCCCTACAGCCGGTTGATAATCCGTTAGAACAGGCTGCGCTGGTGAAAAAATATCGTCAGCAGTGGAATTTATTAGGACATGCAGAAGACGATAAAGAACAGGCATTAAATAATGACTTTAATCAATTATCCGAACAAGCATTTGCGCCATGTCGTTTATATTATGCCGAGCAGGAAAAACTCAGAACTCAGCATTTAGCATTAAGGCAAGAAATTCTTGAGCAAGTAAAAACGTTTAATCAACAGTTATCAAATCAAGAGGTTGATTGGAAGGAGCTTGACGCTAAGTTAAATCAATTTAAGCAAAAGTGGCGTAATGCTGGTGAAGTTGAACGTTCAAAATACAAGGTGCTAAATGACGAGTTTAATACGTTATTAAAACCGGCGAAAACAACATTATTCCAACACCAGCAAGATAATATTGCACGTAAGCAAGCATTAATTAATCAGGCTCAGGAACATTTAGCCAGCGAAGAAATAGAAAATGCCGCTAAGCAACTAAAACAGCTGCAGATAAAGTGGCGAGAAATAGGTTATTGTGGGCCGAAGCAGGAGAATAGACTCTGGCAAGAGTTTCGCGCAATAAACGATCAGGTATTTGAGCGAAGAGCCATACTTAATGACAGTCAAAAACAGCAGTCTGCCGAGTTAGAGCAAGCATTTGTCTCACAATTGGAACAAATCGTAGCGCAAAGCCAGACGTCAGATTCTATTGAAAACTTAACTAAAGCTTTAGCGGCGCTTAGTGAATTGCAACAGGCAGTTAAACAAAATAGTGGATATTTTAGCGGGCTAACGAAAAAAATCACTCAGCAATCTCAGGTAATCGAACAGCAACTTGCTGAGCAAAGAAAACGGGCAAAACAGCAAGATCTTATCACCTTGTTTGAGTGTTTAACTCAATTAGCTAGCGGTGGTAAAGATGCTACAGCAGGGGGGGCTACTTTATCTAAACCTTGGCAAAAGAAACTCAATAATATTCCAACTAAAGATGCCGACTATCAATTACGTCATCGTCAGACCATAGTGCTAGAGATATTAGCCGGTTTAGATTCTCCCGATGAAGATCAGCAACAGCGACTAGCGCTGCAAGTAGAGTTAATGCAAGATCAAATGACGTCAGGCCAGAACATTAACCTTGAGCAGACATTTGTTGATTGGTTAATGCTAGGTCAATTAACAGAGCTGGACCTTCCTTTACTCACCAGAGTTAAGCCGATTATATTGGCAAACATTAACTAAAAATAAATGCCTACACTATGCTGTCAGCACTATAGCGGCTGACAGCATAAACTGAGTTTGTCGCGAATAAAGCCCGTATTTATCAAGGGCAACTCTCAGCTATTTCTTAATTAACTTTTATTTTCAGCAGTCGTTTTATTTTCTTATTGACCTAAACCTAACTTAAGGTTTTACCCTGTCCTTAATAATAGTGTTTTAAAGAGAATAATAACGTGAGAACTATCACTTTCCAGAATGCCCACCTTTTAATGATGATGGCCATATTAATGGCCGCAAGCTCTTTTCCAATTGCGTCACTGATCACGAATGAACTTCCACCCGCCGTGTTAATGTTCTTTAGATTTTTACTGGCAGCTAGTTTTTTTGCTCCTCTGGTTTTTATTAAGCATGGTGTTGCCTTACCTAAAATTGCGGATTTGCTGAGATATACCATGTTAACTATGCCATCGGTTGGTTTTTTTTGGTGTATGTTTGAAAGTCTAAAATACACAAGTGTAATAATTTGCCAGGAGATTTAACCTACTTAATAGAGCGACACTGCTATAGTTAAGCTAGTAATAGGGGGAGCTCTCGATGGTGAAATGCTTAACTGTGTTATTGACTATTTTGATTCATAATACTTGCCTGGCGATTAATGTCACCTTTATTAATCCATCGGTACCAGGTACAGCATTTTGGGATCGCGTCAGTGCCGCAGCTGTAGCTGCTGCCGATGATTTCGATATCCAATTAACTATTCTTTATGGCCGTGATAACCGTATCTTTCAATATAAAGCAATCGAGCAAGCAATCGCTGCAGAAATAACGCCAGACTATATTATTTTTATGCCTTATGACGGTAATGCCGTGCAAAGTTATGACTTAATCGAAGCTGCGAAAATTCCGTTTGTTACCATAGAGCGTACTTTACAACCTACAGAGCAGGCTGAGCTTGGACAACCACAACAAAAGTATCACTACTGGTTGGGAGAAATTTTTCATAATAATGTTAATGCTGGAAAATTACTGGCAGATGCCCTAATCGAACAGGCTGTTAAGGGAGCAAATAAAAAATCACTTACTGCTATAGGTATCGCCGGCAGTTTTAGCGGTGAATCGAATCAGCGCGCCGAAGGCCTTAAGCAAAGTATTGATGCCCATCACAATATTGAGCTATTACAAGTAGTCCCTGCTATCTGGAGCCGTGAACGTAGTCGACATATTATTTTGCAGTTAACCGAGCGCTTTGGTGATATAGATATAGCTTGGGCAGCGTCTGATAGCATGGCGTTAGGCGTGCTGGATTCGTTAAAAAGTGGTTACGATAAAATGAACCCTAAGCTAGCAATCGGAGGTATCGACTGGACGGTTGAGGCGATACAAGCAGTTAAACAGGGGGACTTAGCCGCCAGTGTTGGCGGGCATATTATGCAAACAGCATGGGCATTGGTAAAAATCTACGATCATCATCGTGGCATTAAGGTGTTTACTAAAGGCAAAAATAGCGAGAGTTATGACTTAGAAGTGATCCATAATAAAAATATCATGCATTACTTTATTTTAGCGAACAAAGTGAATTGGCGAGCAGTTAATTTTAAACAATTCACTCGTTCTTATACTAAGCAAGATCATTATCAATTTTCTTTTCGCTTAATTATAGAAGCACTGAATAATAACAGTGATTAAGCGCTTAATTCTCCGCGCAAACTTCTAATAAATGCCTGCTTGATCTCTTCGTTACTTAGTCCCTGACTCAGTAAATAATGT of Thalassotalea insulae contains these proteins:
- a CDS encoding DUF349 domain-containing protein, whose amino-acid sequence is MIFSKFFKSAWQSKDVNVRIAAVNDELDSSNSEEHQILITLLENDSSELVRRAVLLKLNSFSLWLQASRENSNKKVREYAQQQVEAIVLDQHQVKLSLEEKYQFLAEAPKSALLDAWLNTESNIQLALKIFEKIAKPQLLISVFAHRQQLEFQLALLEQVENKELLEKLSKKANLPEVKKTITDKIALITEQEQKPAKITKKAQLALAKLLALKDVSQYSEVIDRKENIINEWQLLANEFDCLEQPQQQDFHDKYHDINQQLDKIFAHKVEAFEQQKIAQQLEQQRAEQGVAIEDKLAACEQTLSNSIFSDNAINETAFNSDINALVQQIETSVLSEQQKADYQAKCQQLQRRVEKLPEIAESVTEATHLISKISQLALPKELSQLNEKETQYLQWLDNFDQIKRKADGTLPESIINAYQEIVTQWQQALKPLHQAQKKHFIQAQKKLADVKRLVNSGKFNAAFGVFKKAETFYLALNDKQQARLARDYQFAQDKINELSDWEHYIATPRKQELLEQIKQLALQPVDNPLEQAALVKKYRQQWNLLGHAEDDKEQALNNDFNQLSEQAFAPCRLYYAEQEKLRTQHLALRQEILEQVKTFNQQLSNQEVDWKELDAKLNQFKQKWRNAGEVERSKYKVLNDEFNTLLKPAKTTLFQHQQDNIARKQALINQAQEHLASEEIENAAKQLKQLQIKWREIGYCGPKQENRLWQEFRAINDQVFERRAILNDSQKQQSAELEQAFVSQLEQIVAQSQTSDSIENLTKALAALSELQQAVKQNSGYFSGLTKKITQQSQVIEQQLAEQRKRAKQQDLITLFECLTQLASGGKDATAGGATLSKPWQKKLNNIPTKDADYQLRHRQTIVLEILAGLDSPDEDQQQRLALQVELMQDQMTSGQNINLEQTFVDWLMLGQLTELDLPLLTRVKPIILANIN
- a CDS encoding EamA family transporter, translated to MMMAILMAASSFPIASLITNELPPAVLMFFRFLLAASFFAPLVFIKHGVALPKIADLLRYTMLTMPSVGFFWCMFESLKYTSVIICQEI
- a CDS encoding ABC transporter substrate-binding protein gives rise to the protein MVKCLTVLLTILIHNTCLAINVTFINPSVPGTAFWDRVSAAAVAAADDFDIQLTILYGRDNRIFQYKAIEQAIAAEITPDYIIFMPYDGNAVQSYDLIEAAKIPFVTIERTLQPTEQAELGQPQQKYHYWLGEIFHNNVNAGKLLADALIEQAVKGANKKSLTAIGIAGSFSGESNQRAEGLKQSIDAHHNIELLQVVPAIWSRERSRHIILQLTERFGDIDIAWAASDSMALGVLDSLKSGYDKMNPKLAIGGIDWTVEAIQAVKQGDLAASVGGHIMQTAWALVKIYDHHRGIKVFTKGKNSESYDLEVIHNKNIMHYFILANKVNWRAVNFKQFTRSYTKQDHYQFSFRLIIEALNNNSD